The Desulfobacterales bacterium region GAAGGATATGTTAAATTTGAGAAAGAAGACATCACCAATGTGCTCGGAACCCAGGTCGTTCGGCTGGGTGCGGTGATGGTGCCGGAGGGGCGCAGGGTGTTCAAGCACCTTTCGGTGGATGAGAATATACGCGCTGGCTCCATCACCCGTCGGGATGGTGCGCAGAAAATTCGCGCCGACCATGAGCTGATGTACACGCATTTTCCGCGGCTATCGAACATTACCCATCGGCTTGCCGGCTATTGTTCCGGAGGAGAGCAGCAAATGATCGCCATCGCCCGAGCGCTGATGGCGGCGCCGAAAATGCTTATGCTCGATGAGCCGTCCCTTGGGTTGGCGCCCCTGTTGGTTAAAGAGATTTTCGAAAATATCGGGATTATCAACAAGAAGATGAATACTACGATTTTGGTCGTCGAGCAAAACGCCAAGATTGCACTCAATATTTCCGATTATGCGTATATTATGGAATCGGGAAAAATCGTGCTGGAGGGCGCCTCCAAAGAGTTACAGCATAATCCCGATGTCAAGGAGTTTTACATGGGCGTCACACAGGGCGGAGGCCGAAAATCCTTTAAGGAAGTAAAGTCTTATAAACGACGCAAACGCTGGATGTAAGAAGCATTGAAAATCGGGAGTCGGCGCGTTGGGAGGGGCGAAAAATTTTTCGCCCTTACGGGCTGTGGGCATCGCTCGCGTTGGTATTCATCAAATGGTTGAAGCGCCTGATAGGGAAAGGGTAAGAACAATGAAATTTTTGGTGGGGTATAACGGTTCGGATGTGGCCAAAGCGGCACTGACTTTGGCGCGAACCTATGCGGAAGTGTTTAAAGCCAAGGTCTTTATCATGACGTCCATGGGAGGTGGCTCCCAAGAAACGCTGGAAACCATTACAAGGGCGGAAAATGAGCTGACGCATGCAGCGGAATTTCTGAAAGAAAAAGGGATCGAGTGCGAGACCCATCAACTCGCGCGCGGGCTTGCGCCCGGTGAGGACCTGGTGGCCTTTGCGCAAGAAAATGAGATTGACCAGATCTTTGTCGGGGTGGAGAAAAAATCGAAAACGCAGAAAATTATTCTCGGCTCTACCGCGCAGTACATCGTACTAAAAGCGCCTTGCCCGGTTGTAACCGTCAACCGGTCGTCTATTTGAGATAATACTTTTTTTCAGGCATGAAAAGATTGCCGAGGATAGCACCATGGGACTTTATGATTTTACTTTCTATGATCTGATCAATCGTAACGCCGTCGCTTTTGGCGAGCGTTTCTGTTGGATAGAGGCCGATGACGGCCGGCAATTGACGTTTAGCAATTATAAAAACCAAGTGGACTGCCTGGCGGGCGGGCTTTACCATGCCGGTATTCGCAAGGGCGATCGAATCGGCCTTGTGGGAAAAAACAGCCTGGAATTTTTTTTGCTGTACGGCGCAGCCGCGGCTCTGGGCGCTATCATGTTGCCGGTTAACTGGCGACTTTCAGCGGACGAGCTGTGCTTTAACCTGAATGATGGCGCACCCAAGTTGCTTTTTGCCGATGCCGAATTTCAACCCATGCTCAATGAAAAGCGGTCGGAATTACCCTCCATCGGAGCCTATTATAACTTAAAGGCCGATATGGGTGATGCCTTGCCTTTTAAAGAATTGCTGAATTCATTGGACGCAGCACCCCTGACGGATGTGGCCGATGCGGACGGGTTTGTTATCATTCATACGGCCGCCGTGGCGGGGCGACCCCGCGGGGCCTTGGTAAGTCACGGCAATTTTATGTGCGCAGACCTTCATTTCAACTATTATCTTAATCTATGCGCCGAGGATGTGCACCTGAATTTATTGCCCCTTTTCCATGTGGCGGGGGTGGTTATGGCCTTTAACGCCTTTCATGCCGGAGCGTTGAATATCAATGTCGGAAAATTTGATGCTGCCGCGGCCGCGCAATTGATTCGGGACAAAAGGGTTAGCCTGTGTTTTGACTTTCCGCCGATTTTAGATTCCATCCTTGATGCGGCAAGTAAAGAGAGGATTGATTTAAGTTCTTTTAAGGCGGTAGTGGGGTTGGGTACTGCGGAGGGAATGGAACGGTTCCAATCCGAAACCGGCGGCACTTACCATTGCATGTACGGGCAGACCGAAACCGCGTGTCTGGTCACCATGGGCCGATATGGCGATCGGCCGGGATCGATCGGAAAACCCATTTCTCTGGCGGATGTGTGCCTGGTGGACGAGCGGGATCAACCGGTCAAGGTCGGTGAGATCGGTGAAATCACGGTGAAAGGCCCCATGGTGTTTAAAGGGTATTGGGGGTTGCCTGAAGACAATGCTTATACGTTTCGTGACGGTCGGCACCATACCGGCGATTTGGGCCGCTTTGATTCGGACGGATTTTTATTTTATGCGGGCAGAAAAGAAGAGAAAGAACTCATCAAGCCGGGGGGTGAAAACGTTTATCCCGCCGAGGTGGAAAAAGTTATCTTGCAGCATCCGGCGGTGCTGAAAACGGTCGTGATCGGTGTGCCGGATCCCAAATGGAAAGAAGGCATCAAGGCGGTTTGTCAACTTCATTTGGGACAGACACTTTCCGCTGCGGAGCTGATGCGCTTTGTGGCGGATCGTATCGCCAGTTATAAAAAACCCCAATACGTGGAATTTGTCAGCGAGTTGCCCTTAAAATCCGATGGAACCCCGGATCGGGCCCGGATAAAATCGCTATATGGGCAACCTTAACCCATCGGAATGCATACCTCGAAAAAATCGGGATATCTCCAAGCACTGTGAGCCGTGTGGTGCTCGACGTTTTTTATAGGGATTTTTCTGTTTCTATTAAAGCGTTATAGCGCTTTCTTGCGTGGCATAATCAGCTCCAAATCGTCTTTTTCAATCCGATAGCCGCTTGCCAGATACCGGTCTGATTCGGTCTTGACAAACGGATTATATTTTGACTTGCTTTTCCCTGAGTAAGCACACCCCGTGTATGAGCGGTCGCAGGGGCGGTGTTGGCGATGTTTATTATATTGGGTGCCGGGAGATCGAAAATTGATATCTCGAAACCTTAAACTGCTTGAATAAGCGAGGGAGAAAATTAATCGTATTATGAACGATTTGACGAGTACTGATTCCAATTCAAGAGTCAAGTTGACTGGCCCGCATACATTCCACATGGAAGGATGGATCAGTTGTGCGCCCTTTGAAAGACTGCTTCGCATGGATATACTTGAGGCGCTAAATGGCCGAGCAGTGCTGACAATGCCATTTCTTATCGATTATGCCCAAGGCGCGGGGCTGATGCACGGCGGCGCTCTAGTAAGCCTTGCCGATACGGCTGTTGTGATGGCCATCAAAAGCATTCTGCCTTCCGGGACGCATTTTGCAACCATATCTCTGATGTCAAAATTTCTTTACCCGGTCAAATGCGGTATAGTGACTGCTGTTGCTGAAGTTTTGCAACCTGAAGAGAGAACTTTATCCGGCCGGGCCACTGTTTACAATGATAAAAAAAAAGAAGTGCTTGAATTTGAGTCTGTTTTCAAAATAGCCAAGGATGCCAGTATAAAAGGGGTGAAGATCACCCCGGGGATGGCCTGAATGGCTCGGGTTAGTATTTGACATCATAGTAGATATGTGATGTTATTGTCATCGTTGAATGGCCCATCCTTTTTGCCGTTTTGGGACTCTACATCGGCACTACGCCGGCCTATGACGCCCGCGCTTTGCTGACGGATCAAACGCATGCGTTGGATGAATCGGTATGGAGATCTTCGAGCAGTCATGGAAATATCACAATGCTGGAAAACCATTATTGATACCCTTCAGGATGGTCTGATCGTGGTGGATACGGCCGGCGTGATTCAGGCGGTCAACCCGGCGGCTGAGAGGCTGACCGGTTATGCCATGAAGGAGCTCATCGGCAGTTCTTGCCGCATTCTGAATTGCACCGGGTGCAAAATTATCGGCAAAGGAGTGGGGAAAGATTTTTGCAAATTATTTACCGTTGGAGAATCCAGAGGGAAGCAATGCGTGATCACTCAGAAGGATAACCGGTCGGTTTCCATTCATAAAAGTGCGACACTGCTCAAAGGGCCGACAGGAGAAGTGGTCGGTGCCGTTGAGATTCTTACCGACATGTCCGAGCTGATGCGCAAGCAGACGGAAATCGAATCGCTTCGAAAAACGCTGCATATGGATGACGGGTATCATGGTATTTTAGGGAAATCCCCGGCTATCGAACGGTTATTCGAGCTGATTGATAGCGTGGCCCCATCCAATGCGCCGGTTCTTATTCAAGGACAAAGTGGCACCGGCAAGGAACTGGTTGCCCGGGCGATTCATGAGGTCAGCAACAGAAAGGCGGGACCGTTTGTAAAGGTCAATTGCGCAGCCCTGAATGAGAGCTTACTGGAAAGCGAATTATTCGGTCATGTGAAGGGTGCTTTTACTGGTGCGGACCGGGATCGTATCGGGCGGTTTGAAGCAGCGCACGGGGGCACGATTTTCCTCGATGAGGTGGGGGATATTCCGCTATCCATCCAGGTCAAGCTGCTTCGCGTGCTTGAAGAAAAGGAAATCGAGCGGGTCGGGGACCATAAACCGGTCAGCGTGGACGTGCGGATTGTTTCGGCCACCCATCGAAATCTGGAAGAATTGGTGGCAAACGGGGCGTTCCGGGAAGATCTCTTTTTTCGAATCAACGTGTTTCCGTTGTATTGCCCGCCGCTCTCAGAGCGCATAGAGGATATTCCGCTCATTGTGCAGCATTTTATCGATCGTCATTCGGAAAAAGGGAATAAAAAAATACTGGGTTTGACCGCCGAAGCCATGCGGCTGCTTTTATCGCATCCGTGGCCGGGAAATGTGCGGGAGCTTCGAAATGCCATTGAATATGCGTTTGTGTTGTGTCCGGGCGGGTATGTGGAGGTGGCCCATATGCCGCCTAAGATTTCCGCGGGCAATGGCAACACCGTGTGCTTCAGGCCGCCCGATCCGGCGAATTCCGAAGAACAGTCCAAATTTCTTGACTTATTGCGCCGAACCGGCGGCAACCAGTCGGAGACGGCCCGCTTATTAGGGGTTAGCCGCGTGACGGTATGGAAGCGGATCAAAAAATATGGTATTCGGCTGCCACAGGATTTATAAAACAGCAGCTTAGGCCCTTTACCAGAAACATGCACGCTTTTGCGTGTACATTCGCCGAAGGTGAAAATGACTTTT contains the following coding sequences:
- a CDS encoding ABC transporter ATP-binding protein; translated protein: MEKKTENLLEVNNIEVVYNDIIQVLRGVSLNVAEGSIVALLGTNGAGKTTTLRAISGLLKPENGYIREGYVKFEKEDITNVLGTQVVRLGAVMVPEGRRVFKHLSVDENIRAGSITRRDGAQKIRADHELMYTHFPRLSNITHRLAGYCSGGEQQMIAIARALMAAPKMLMLDEPSLGLAPLLVKEIFENIGIINKKMNTTILVVEQNAKIALNISDYAYIMESGKIVLEGASKELQHNPDVKEFYMGVTQGGGRKSFKEVKSYKRRKRWM
- a CDS encoding universal stress protein; amino-acid sequence: MKFLVGYNGSDVAKAALTLARTYAEVFKAKVFIMTSMGGGSQETLETITRAENELTHAAEFLKEKGIECETHQLARGLAPGEDLVAFAQENEIDQIFVGVEKKSKTQKIILGSTAQYIVLKAPCPVVTVNRSSI
- a CDS encoding AMP-binding protein, encoding MGLYDFTFYDLINRNAVAFGERFCWIEADDGRQLTFSNYKNQVDCLAGGLYHAGIRKGDRIGLVGKNSLEFFLLYGAAAALGAIMLPVNWRLSADELCFNLNDGAPKLLFADAEFQPMLNEKRSELPSIGAYYNLKADMGDALPFKELLNSLDAAPLTDVADADGFVIIHTAAVAGRPRGALVSHGNFMCADLHFNYYLNLCAEDVHLNLLPLFHVAGVVMAFNAFHAGALNINVGKFDAAAAAQLIRDKRVSLCFDFPPILDSILDAASKERIDLSSFKAVVGLGTAEGMERFQSETGGTYHCMYGQTETACLVTMGRYGDRPGSIGKPISLADVCLVDERDQPVKVGEIGEITVKGPMVFKGYWGLPEDNAYTFRDGRHHTGDLGRFDSDGFLFYAGRKEEKELIKPGGENVYPAEVEKVILQHPAVLKTVVIGVPDPKWKEGIKAVCQLHLGQTLSAAELMRFVADRIASYKKPQYVEFVSELPLKSDGTPDRARIKSLYGQP
- a CDS encoding PaaI family thioesterase, which produces MNDLTSTDSNSRVKLTGPHTFHMEGWISCAPFERLLRMDILEALNGRAVLTMPFLIDYAQGAGLMHGGALVSLADTAVVMAIKSILPSGTHFATISLMSKFLYPVKCGIVTAVAEVLQPEERTLSGRATVYNDKKKEVLEFESVFKIAKDASIKGVKITPGMA
- a CDS encoding sigma 54-interacting transcriptional regulator, which codes for MEISQCWKTIIDTLQDGLIVVDTAGVIQAVNPAAERLTGYAMKELIGSSCRILNCTGCKIIGKGVGKDFCKLFTVGESRGKQCVITQKDNRSVSIHKSATLLKGPTGEVVGAVEILTDMSELMRKQTEIESLRKTLHMDDGYHGILGKSPAIERLFELIDSVAPSNAPVLIQGQSGTGKELVARAIHEVSNRKAGPFVKVNCAALNESLLESELFGHVKGAFTGADRDRIGRFEAAHGGTIFLDEVGDIPLSIQVKLLRVLEEKEIERVGDHKPVSVDVRIVSATHRNLEELVANGAFREDLFFRINVFPLYCPPLSERIEDIPLIVQHFIDRHSEKGNKKILGLTAEAMRLLLSHPWPGNVRELRNAIEYAFVLCPGGYVEVAHMPPKISAGNGNTVCFRPPDPANSEEQSKFLDLLRRTGGNQSETARLLGVSRVTVWKRIKKYGIRLPQDL